The genomic interval CGACCCGCTCTTTCAGTTCAGGTGTGGTGATCAATACTTTGGCCTCGCTATTCTGTAAACGGTCACGAACGGCATCAGGACCAAATGCAGAAAACATTGGTCCGGCAACAGCGCCAAGTTTCGCAATAGCTATCAGACTGACATAGAGTTCCGGTAAACGAGGCAGGAATATGAAGACCCGGTCACCTTTTTTTACACCGATCGAGCGAAGCATATTTGCACACTTATCAGAGAGGTTTTTTAACTCCAGGAATGTATACTTCAAGTAAGTGCCATCGGGTCCCTCCCAGTATAACGCCACCTTGTTTTTTCGCCAGGTCTCGGCATGTTTGTCAATGGCCTCATAGGCAATGTTTACCTTATCTGCAGGGGTATTCGTTAATGATAATTCTTTCTTAACGGTTTCCCACGAAAATTCTCTATAGGTCTTTTCATAATCCACAAGACCAGCAATTACAGGTTTTTTGCTAATTATTTCTCCGTTTTTCATAGATCATTCCCTCAGGCTGCAGGAATTTTGGTTAAAGAGATCATAATCTTATATCACTTATGTTTATAAGTCAATGAGAAAGGTTTTGAAAACGGCTTAAGCTGGTTAAGAGTCAGTTGTCTGAATTAACAACCAGTATAACTCTCCTTGAGTTTGAGAGTAAATGATGTTAAAATAAATATTTTGACCACAATATAAAGAAACAATACTCGTATGTTAAAAAAGGGTGCTAAGGAAATAAGGGATCATTTTACCCGTATCTGCAAAGGGTAAAGCAGAGTGAAGAAATTGTGGTTACGGAAAGAGGTAAACCGGTGGCTCTGCTCGCCCAATACCTGAAGTAACCGGTTTTCAAGAAAAATGAGAATTGGCTGCCAGGAAGGGTCTTATCCGACTTCCCCAAAAGGAAGGGAAGATATCTATTCATAAAAAGATCAAGCTACTCGGAAAGTCTCTTACAGAGATCGTTTTGGAGGATAAGGAATTGTTTGAGGTAATTGGAGTAAGTATATAAAAATTTGAATTTGTAATTTTTATCATGAATCTAAAATTTAACGATCATTTACTTCCAACACTTCCCATCATGGAAGACCTCCCGTTGGATAAGATTGTTGGGATTACATCAACCATTCCCATTGAAATCGTCTTTGCCGCCGGATATATACCCATAGATCTGAATAATATTTTTATCTGCGACAAGTATGCTTACAGAATGGTTGAAGACGCCGAATCCTCTGGCCTTCCAAGAAATACCTGTGCCTGGATTAAGGGTATCTATTCAGCTGTCAGAAAATACCACATAAAAAAAGTCGTTAGTGTAATCCAGGGGGATTGTAGTAATAACCAGGCACTCATGGAGACATTCCAGTCAGAAGGCATTGAAACCATCCCTTTTGCCTATCCACACAGTAAAACAGACAAGAGATTTTTATATAATCAGTTGATAATGCTTGCTGATACTCTGGAAGTAGAGTATTCAAAGGCAGAAGAGATGAAAGAACGTCTGGATACCATCCGGACAAAGGTACATGAAATTGACAGGTTCACCTGGATGGAAAATACGGTAACAGGAGAGGAAAATCACATCTGGACAGTATCCACTAGTGATCTCATGGGAGATTATAACGTTTTTGAGGAACGTGCCATAAAATTTTTAGAATTAGTACGAAAGCGCGAACCTGTTCAGCATGACCTTCGGATTGGTGTTATTGGTATACCTCCTATATGTGAAGACCTCTATCCATTTCTTTCTTCCATTGGAGCCCACGTTGTGTTCAACGAGATTCAAAGACAGTTCAGCATGCCATATCCCACAAAAACTCTGGTTGAACAGTACAGTCGATATACCTATCCCTATGATATTTTTTCACGTTTGGAAGATATTCAACAAGCAATACCACAACGTGGTATTAAAGGGCTCATCCACTACGTTCAAAGTTTCTGTCACCGGCATATCCACGATAG from Candidatus Brocadia sp. carries:
- a CDS encoding 2-hydroxyacyl-CoA dehydratase, which gives rise to MNLKFNDHLLPTLPIMEDLPLDKIVGITSTIPIEIVFAAGYIPIDLNNIFICDKYAYRMVEDAESSGLPRNTCAWIKGIYSAVRKYHIKKVVSVIQGDCSNNQALMETFQSEGIETIPFAYPHSKTDKRFLYNQLIMLADTLEVEYSKAEEMKERLDTIRTKVHEIDRFTWMENTVTGEENHIWTVSTSDLMGDYNVFEERAIKFLELVRKREPVQHDLRIGVIGIPPICEDLYPFLSSIGAHVVFNEIQRQFSMPYPTKTLVEQYSRYTYPYDIFSRLEDIQQAIPQRGIKGLIHYVQSFCHRHIHDSIIRKHVQLPILTLDCDRPGPLDGAMKTRIEAFVEMLKYHESETLVG